A single window of Thermodesulfobacteriota bacterium DNA harbors:
- a CDS encoding right-handed parallel beta-helix repeat-containing protein, translated as MMITRRHLLLVALLLGWPGHVHATEYYVDTSSLGGSCSDANSGTQEAPWCTLGRANSQVGPGDTAFIRQGTYHETIQPVRSGESDRPITFMSFNGEAACITGVYGSKRGYAASLENRRHIVLDSISFDGRDPNGNSYSHVGIYLNNSQYVVIRNCTIANFQKYDNSVGYGIWAREDVNYLGIDGCSVHHNGTEDANKQNGANIHIFGKPGGIMGNIVIKDSESYNSWTEDGLQIGMRGLVTDVLIENSEFHGNKEDGIDMKEVERVTVRNCDLWGHQVSPTGGGAGIVIHKGARDVLVEQSRSHGNDYGFTIQYNSNGTSRSTERITVQQSDIYENRLFGIHVAGGYWAGPMEGMLRDIYLYNNTIYDNSTGVWLFAHQAGDVTSVVLRNNISWLNEASDFSVHSDRIKDLDTDFNDFPGASVERTLYWHDGLRTLGEFQAVSGQEAHSLAEDPLFRDPAAAGFSLQEDSPAIDRGTDVGLEFNGSAPDLGAHETSLRL; from the coding sequence ATGATGATCACTCGTCGGCACCTCCTGCTCGTAGCTCTGCTCTTGGGATGGCCTGGACATGTTCATGCCACCGAATACTACGTGGATACATCCTCGTTGGGCGGCAGCTGTTCGGATGCCAACAGTGGCACACAAGAAGCGCCGTGGTGCACCCTAGGACGCGCCAATAGTCAAGTTGGACCTGGCGACACCGCCTTCATCCGACAAGGCACGTATCACGAGACGATTCAACCCGTGCGCTCAGGAGAGTCAGACCGACCGATCACGTTCATGTCATTCAATGGCGAGGCGGCCTGCATCACCGGCGTGTACGGTAGCAAAAGAGGTTACGCCGCTTCGCTCGAGAACAGGAGGCATATTGTGCTCGACTCGATCTCCTTCGATGGGAGGGACCCCAATGGAAACAGCTACTCACATGTCGGCATCTACCTGAACAACAGTCAATACGTGGTGATTCGTAACTGCACAATCGCGAATTTCCAGAAGTATGACAACTCAGTAGGCTATGGCATCTGGGCAAGAGAGGATGTCAACTACCTCGGCATTGACGGATGCTCTGTTCATCACAATGGAACTGAAGATGCGAACAAACAAAATGGTGCCAACATCCACATTTTCGGCAAACCAGGCGGCATCATGGGCAATATTGTCATCAAGGATAGCGAGTCATACAACAGCTGGACTGAAGACGGTTTACAGATTGGCATGCGAGGCCTGGTAACCGATGTGCTCATTGAGAACTCTGAATTCCATGGCAACAAGGAAGACGGCATTGACATGAAGGAGGTGGAAAGAGTGACCGTCCGGAACTGCGACCTCTGGGGTCACCAGGTATCCCCGACAGGTGGTGGCGCCGGCATCGTCATTCACAAAGGAGCCAGAGATGTTTTGGTTGAGCAGTCCCGATCTCATGGCAACGACTATGGCTTCACCATCCAGTACAACAGCAATGGAACCTCCAGGAGCACAGAACGTATCACGGTTCAGCAATCAGATATCTACGAGAACCGCCTGTTTGGCATCCATGTCGCCGGTGGGTATTGGGCTGGGCCCATGGAAGGAATGCTCAGGGATATCTATCTGTACAACAACACGATCTACGACAACAGTACCGGAGTGTGGCTTTTTGCCCACCAAGCCGGCGATGTAACGTCAGTGGTGCTGCGCAACAACATCTCGTGGCTGAACGAGGCTTCCGATTTCTCCGTCCACTCGGACCGTATCAAGGATCTTGACACGGACTTCAACGACTTCCCCGGTGCAAGTGTCGAGCGAACCCTCTATTGGCACGACGGATTAAGAACACTGGGCGAATTTCAGGCCGTTTCGGGCCAGGAGGCGCACTCACTGGCCGAGGATCCGCTCTTCCGCGACCCGGCCGCCGCTGGCTTCTCCCTGCAGGAGGATAGCCCAGCCATCGACCGCGGAACCGACGTTGGCCTGGAGTTCAATGGAAGCGCCCCTGATTTGGGCGCGCATGAAACGTCTCTCAGGCTATGA